From Luteolibacter flavescens:
ACATGATAGGACCCTCGCGCGAGTGCCTCCCGGGCTGTGTCGCGAATCTCATTCACAGCCGCTTCGATGGATGCCTTTGGCGCCGCATGGTCTTGAATGGCTACGACATCGTGATTGCCGTAAAGCGACAGGGCAGCATCAAGGATCGAAGAGGACGGGCGGAAAGAGGAGTTCAACCACTCTGAGGAAGAAATCGGAGTCGTGGTTCGTCTGTGAGACATTCCAGTTCCGATGGTCTTACAAAAGGTGGATCGGTCACACTCCAACGGTTTCGACGCCATGGCCGGCCAGCTATTCCCTCCGAGGCCAGGCCAATCGGATTGGTTTTTGAGAATGCCTGCCGTGAGTGCGATGACGGGAACCACGATCACGCCATGGTTTCCTTCACAGAGTTCCTGAGTAGTCTTGTGGAATTCGATCAAGTTGACGGCATAGGTCATGACTTGGTCTCGATCCGCTCTTTGGATCTTCTGACGTTTGAATTCCACAACGAAGATGATGCCGTTGCCGATAAGGATGCAGTCAATGCGGAGCCCGCGTCGGCGGAAGTCATACTCGAGTACGACGTGAGTGATTTCGTTGCACTCCGGAGACAAGAGAGCTTCGCGCAGGATCGGTATCCTATCGTCCAGAGTGCTTTGAAGAAGTTCGACGCTGCTGTTCCACTCTTCGTTTTGATGAGCTTCCACTTCCAAGCTCTCGGCGGCCGCTCTTCCCGCGAGATGGTTTGCGATTGTTTCGGATGGTGCGCTGATAAATGTCTCGCGGGTCGCGGAATACCAAGCAGGAGACCTATGAAGACGTGACGGGGAAGTCATTGTGGGAGCCGAATGCGACGCAGATTTGTAAAAGACATCTTGATGAATGGACCACTCCTGGCCAGGTGATTCTGGCGATGAGTGAATCCAAAGTTCCCCTTCTGCTGGATAGCATGATGGTCGGTCAGATTCTCGATGCACTGGAGGTGCGGCGGGATGCTTGGGAGAAGACTTCCGCTTGGTTCCATGGCAAGCTGGGCGATCCGACTTTCCTCATTGAGGAATGCGATGATGCGGAGGAGGCGGATGGGATCGCAGCCTATTATCGGGAGATCGAGGGAGAGATCAGGGCGCAGTTGGAGCGTTATCGATCTCAGGATTCAGGAGGGTGACCGTCGTGGATCGGCGATGGGAATTTCGCTGCGGGATTCCATCCCGTGGTTTGGACAAGGGACGAGGGGGTGGGCGCTTTCAGGGGCGAAAGACACATTCCCACCCCGACTCATCATCCCATGAAATTCCTTCCTCTCCCTCCTCCGGTCCGGTCGTTCCTGAAGCGCAAGTGGACGGAGTGGCGTTCCACGATCCTGTTCGCCGCCTTCGTGCTCACGCCGGTGAAGTCCAGCCTGGCGGACATGAATTGGGTGCCATCGGGATCGATGAATCCCACCATCCTCGAAGGCGACCTGGTGTATGTGGACAAGCTCGCATACGACCTGCGCCTCCCGCTGACCTACCAGCGGATCGCGAAGTGGCAGGACCCGGCGAAGGGCGATATCGTCGTCTTCTTCTCGCCGAAGGATGACATGCGCATCGTGAAGCGAGTGGTCGGCACGCCGGGCGATGTGATCGAGCTGCGGAACCGCACGCTTTACCTGAATGGCAAGCCGCTCGACTACGCGCCGCTGCCCGCGGCGGAGTCGGCCGGGCTGAATCCGCCGCTCGCCGCACGCGCGGTGATGGCGGAAGAGGATCTCGCAGGCAGGGAGCACGCGGTGATGGCCATCCCCGGCTTCCCCGGGTCTCCCACCAGCTTCCCGCCCATCACCGTGCCACCGGGCCAGTACTTCATCATGGGCGACAACCGTGACAACAGCCTCGACTCGCGCGACTACGGCATGGTCGAGCGGAAGCGCATCATCGGAAAGGTCTCCACCGTCCTCGCGTCCTTCGACATCCTCGACAAGTACCAGCCGCGCACCTCGCGATTCATGAAGTCGCTGCGATAACGAGACCGCCGCTCCGCCTCCCGCTATCGGTTCAGCACCATGAAGCCCGCATTCAGGTAGGTGGCATAGCACACCCACAGGAGATACGGGACCAGCAGACCCGCCGCCAGCGGGTCGAGCGGGCGGAAGCGCACAATGGTGACGACGATGGCGAGGATCATCAGCACGATGACCACCAGCGCGGCGGCGAGCTGATGCGCGCCGAAGAAGACGGGCGTCCACGCCAGATTCAGCGCAAGCTGGATGAAGAAGGCGACGAGCGCCCCGCGCTTCGCCGGTCCCGCAGGCGCGCGATGCCAGATGAGCGCGAGGGACGTGCCGATCATCGCGTAGAGCGCGCTCCAAACCGGGCCGAAGACGGCATTCGGCGGCGTGCCCGGCGGGCGCTCGAGATTCACATACCACGAGCCGATGGACGAGGCGGTAATGTATCCACCCAGCCCGCCGAGGATTTCCGCGGCCACGATGCACAGGACGATCTTGAGCCAGAGAGGCATGGTCCACTCTCGCCGGGATTCGCCACGCGACAATGTGAAAGCGTGGCCGCGCGTCCGCATGCACTTCCGGCGCGCCGGGCTATGGGGCATTGGAATTGCAAGGGAATCTGAAATTTCCAGTCCGCGAACTTGTTTTGCAGTCCGCCGCCGCCTATGGCTGCCCCTTGTGAAAACTCCGGCTTTCTTCCGGTGGACGCGCGTTGCCACCGCCGCCCTTGCCCTGCTGGCCTCCTGCCCGCTGGCGGCACAGGTCATCGTATCGCCGCCCGAGACCATCACGCACCGCGTGCAGATCCAGCCGATCCGCGTGAAGAAGACGGACGGCACGACCGCCACCACCTTCGGGTCCGGCACGACGGAGACCTACATCAAGGACCAGATCAACCGCGTGTGGGCCCAGGTGGGCGTGGAGATCACGTGGCTGGCTATGGTGGACTACACGAACAACTTCGCCTACGACGGCTCGCCGGGGAACTATGCCACGACTTCCCGGCCGACCGCCCACCTCGAGCAGATCACTGACAATGCCGGCTCGCCTCCGAAGAGCCCGAACGCGATCGTGCTGAACCTTTTCTTCGTCGAGATCGTCCCGGGCTTCCCGCAGGTGAGTGACAATACCTCGAACGGCCTTGCATGGGTGGATGCCAACGGGATCACCATGCACGTGGGGCAGAACCTCCTCGGTTTCCAAGCCGGTCGCGACCTCATTGCCTCGGTTGCCGCCCACGAGATCGGCCACAATCTGGGGCTGGACCATCCGGCGAACGAGCCGACGAACCTGATGAGTTCGAATGGCACGGAAGAGCGGCTCACCAGCGCGCAGAAGACGACGATCTTCATGAACCGCTCGGGCATCGACAGCTACGAATTCCTCCAGGCGATCTCCGCGAGCAGCCATTACCAGCAGTGGGCCACGGCCAATGGCATCACCGGCGGGCCGGAGGACGATCAGGACCAGGACGGCATCGACAACGTGATCGAATACATGCTGAGCCTGAATCCGCGGGCATTCAGCCAATTGCCGTCACCCGTCGTGGCAGCGAATGGCCTGACATGGACCTTGCCGAAGAATGCCAACGCGCTGGCGGATGGCCTGGTCTATCAGGTCCAGAGCAGCGGCAGCACGATGGCTTGGCAGGCCGCGGGCTCCACTGGCAGCGGCAGCACGGTGGTGCAGGACAATACGAGCGCGCTGGTGGTGCGGCTGAATTCCGGGGGCGGCCGCCGCTTCATGCGGATGAATGTGAGCGTGCCAGCCGGTCTCACCGCATCCGGTGCCGCGGCCTCGTTCATCGCCCCCGAGGCCGCGCCCGCCGGGCGCGTGATCTCCGCCTGCGGTCATGAGGGCTGCGGCATCCGCACGCTGGTCCGATAGACAGGCCATCGCCGTGGACCGATGGATGGAAAGCATCCGCCGCCTTTCCCATCGACATCGGGACTGCGGGCGGGTGTCTTCTTTATTGATGTCTCTTCCATCCTGGGCCACCGAGGTTGTCGCGCGCTATGAAAGCGGTGCGGCGGGGCAATTCATCCTCCATGGCAATGTGGCCGACCGCATGCTGCTGCGCTTGCCGGAGGGGCCGCGGCTGGGGCGGCTGAATGACTACCTGTTAGATGTGTTGTTGCCGCGCTTCCAGGTGGTGCTCACCTATGATCCGGGCTTTGGCCTGCGGGTGGAGCGGGGGCAGGAGATCTTCGCGGACTGGCCCGCCCTGAGGGAGATCGGCGAGCTGCCGTCGCTGCCGCTGCCCGCCATCCGGGCGATCGCGCGCTTCCTCCAGTACGCGCGGAACCTGCGTGCCGTGGGCGCGAAGCCGGTGACGGTGGCCGTGGTGCTGCGGGATGCCCAGCTCTACGTGCCGGTGCTGCCGCAGACGATGAATCACGAGCTGAGCGCCATCGCCTCGCTCATCCGCTCGTGGGGCGGGGATACCTCGCTGGCCGCGCACGGGCAGGCCATCTTCCTCGTGGCAGATCGCATCCACAGCCTGCATCCGCTGGTGGCGAACAATCCTCGCGCCGCGGAGATCGAGCTGCCGCTGCCGGATACCGCCGAGCTGGCCGGTGCGCTGGCGGTGCTCGCCCCCGAGTGCCCGCGGGCGCTGGCGGCGGACGCGGATTTCACCCGTATCGCCTCGCGGCTCGCGGGCACTTCGATCGCCGCGCTGGAGGCTTTTCTTCGTCGGCGGAATCACGCGGGCACGCCGCTCGCCGATGCGGATCTCGGTGACTTGCGAAAGGCCCTGGTGGAACGCGATGCCGGAGAGCTGATCGATTTCATCGAGCCGGATCGCAGCCTCGACGACGTGATCGGCCTGGAGGGCGTGAAGACGCGGCTGCGTCAGGACCTCGCGCTGTGGAAGCAGGATGAAGTCGCCGCGCTGCCCATGGGTTATCTTTTCTGCGGACCCGTCGGCACGGGGAAGACCTACCTCGCCGAATGCCTCGCGGGAGAGGCCGGGGTGCCGGTGGTCACGCTGCGGAATTTCCGCGATCGCTGGGTGGGCTCCACCGAGGCAAATCTGGAGAAGATCTTCGCGCTGCTACACGCGCTCGGGCGCTGCATCGTCTTCATCGACGAGGCAGACCAGGCGCTCGGCCGCCGCGCCTCGGGCAGCGGCGACTCCGGTGTCTCGAGCCGCGTTTACTCCATGCTCGCCGCGGAAATGTCCGACACGCGGAATCGCGGCAGGATCCTCTGGGTGCTCGCCTCCAGCCGGCCGGACCTGATCGAGGTGGACCTGAAGCGCCCGGGCCGCATCGACGTGAAGGTGCCCATCTTCCCCACGGCCACCGCGGCGGAGGGGATGGTCCTGCTGGGCGCACTGTGCAAGCGCCGCGGCATCCCGCTCGATGACGAGGCGAAGGCGGCGCTGCTGCCCCTGGTCCCGCAATGGCTCACGCCCGGTGCCGCCGAGGCGCTCGCGGTGAAGGCGTATCGCCTCACGAAGACCGGCACGCCTTCCCCGCAGGAGGCGCTGCATGCTTGCCTGCAAGGCTACCTGCCGCCGGTCGATCCGCTCGTCATCAAGGCGCAGATGCGGCTCGCCTCGGAGGAGGCGACCGATGCCGAATTCGTCCCCGTGGAAGTCCGCAGCTACCTCGACGCATCATGACGCCGGACTACGAGCGCTTCGCGGAGCTGGCCACGCGCCCGCTGGAGTCATTGCCCGATCTCCGCGAGGAAGCGCGGGCCGAGGTGCTCTCCCGGCTCGCGCATGGTGGCCAGGAGATCCCGGCAGACGTTGCCCGCCTGGAGGCGAAGCGCCCGTCCTCCACCGGCCGATGGGCGGGTGTCGTGGCCGCGGTGATCGTCCTGCTGGGAGCCATCGCCGCTTGGCAAGGCCGGCATGCGGTCCCCGAGCTGCGGATTCTCTCGGGAATTTTCAGCACCGTGAAGATCTTCGAGTACAAGGATGGCGTGCGTGAATCGGTGGCTCCGGAGAATCGCGACTATGTTTTCGCAGGCTTCGGCTCGTACTCCGAAGCGATCACAAATCTGGAGCGGCAATGGCAGCTCCATCCCGATGACCTCGGCATCTATGAAGAGCTGGCCCACCGGCGGCTGGCGGCGGAGCAAGGGCTGCCACCTGGTTTCAGCGAGACTTGGCAACGCCTCGACCCCGACAATGGCGTGTGGCTTTTCCTCGAAGCGATGGGCAAGCACGAGGAGTGGAAAAGCAGCGGCCCTCCTGCCGGCGAGCTCTATTCGAAGGATGCCCTAGACCTCTTGCTGAGGAGCGCGGTGGCACCGCGCCACGAGAGCCATATCCCGGCGCTCCACTCGCGGCGTTACTCGATGATCCCCCGCTCGGAAACGGTGGCGGATAACTGCGCTCTGCTTCTCCATGCCATTTCGACCTCTTTCCTGCCGACCATGAGTAACCAGCGCGAGACGCTGGATTCTTTCAATGGCGGCGTGCAGGACGCGATCGCGAGGGATGATGGCGAGCGCCTCGCCGAGTTGATCTTGGCTTGGGAGCGTCTGATCGGCAGGAAGGGTGTTGATGCCTCATCAGTGGTGGAGCAAAGCACGGCAACCGGCAGTTGGAATCATACGGGAAAGGAGATGCAGGATGCCTGCCGGAAGCTGGGTCTGACTGACCTTGAAGCCCGCCTTGATGGCCTCCAGAAAAAGTTCTCAACCCATATGGCCATGTATAGTGGGGCCATGTATCGTGGCTTACGCCGCATTGAGGAGATGGGTGTGCTAGCCCGGACGCTCTGGAGCGGCAGTGTGCTCCCGGTGGATCCCGAGCTTCACGCCCCGGGCCGCCTGGCCGAGTATGCCGTGATGGAGCGGATGCTCGGCTTGGCCGCGGCGCTCATCGTGCTGCTGTTCCTCCTGGTCATGCTGATCGAGGGCGTCCGTCGCGGGCGCAGGGTCAATGGGCTGGTGGACGGCTTGTCGCCGTTGTTCCGGCTGTCGGATGTGGCGTGGATGGTCGGACTCGGGGTCGTACTGCCCGTGGTCTGGTACTTCGGGATCACGCGGTGGACCCCGCTCGGCTTGCGCGATATCGGGATGCCTCAATACACGCCGCAGCCCGTTTTGATTCAGGCTGCCGCAGGATTGGTTTTCGTCCTCCTGATGATCGTTCAGGCGGCGCGCTGGCGTCTCGTGGCTCGTGCCGGATTTCTCGCGCTGAAGCCCGCGTGGCCGTGGGTCGGCTGGACCATGACCGCGGTCGCGGCGCTGGTGATTCCCTTGTCAGGAGCCGTGCGCTACCTACCGGGGAATGAAGAGCGATTCCTGCAGGGAGTGGCTGCCGCGGGTGGCATGGCGCTGCTGTGGCTGGTCTGGGAAGCGGGCGCGCTTGTCTTCAAGTCACGCGATACCTCGCTCGGCGGCGTCTTGCTGGCGCGGCGGATGGCGCTGCCGCTGGCATCGCTCCCGGCGCTGCTGCTCGCCTGCTGGGGACCGCTGCTCGCGACGGAGCGCCATTGGCACTCACTGGACCAGATGACGCGGGGGAACCCGGAGCGGGGCGGCCTGAACTTCACGGAATGCCGCCTCGTCGATCACATGCGCGAGAGCTTCCGGCAGGCATTTCCCGAGGCGTCGGGCACCCGTTGAAAAGCCGGGCTGCTCACTGATAGCGCACGTGGCGCACGGTCAGGCGGCTCAGCGCGAAGTCGCCGCCGTAGTCATTCCACAGCTCCAGCGTCGCGGGCATGCCCTGCGCCTCGGTATCCAACTCGGCGATCGTTTCTCCCTGCGCATTCAGCCCCGCGTGCAGGCTGATGCGGCCCGCCATGGGATCGTAGCGCAGGCTCAGGTGATGCGTGTCCAGCGCGGACAGGTTCGTCAGGCTGGACTCGCGGCCTGCCACATCGTCGCGCAGCCGCCAGCAGTGCTCCTCCCGCGCGAGCGCGACCACGGAGCACAGGCGCTTGCCCTCGGCATCCAGCAGAGTGATCCGCTCGATGCCGCTGCGCCGCGTCTTCTTGTCACCCATCACGCTCGGTGGCGTGGTGGTGAAAGTGGCCACCACCACATCGCGACCCGCGCCTGCCGGCACATCGGCAAAGACCGCGCCGAGGTGGCGGAAGCCGCCGGAGGTATCGAGCCGGTTCCCGCCCGTGGTCATCACGCCCTGCTGCTCCACCACCTTCCACGGCTTGCCCTCGTCCGGCATCTTGTTTGCCAGCACGGTGCCCACCGGCTCGCTGAAATCATCGTCGAAGATCACCCGCTCGATCGGCGGCGTCATGCGAAAGGCCCTTGGTTCCGAGGCGGCCCGCTTGCTGGGTCCGCCGTCGCGCCATGACACGGACTCCCCCGCCACCAGCACCAGCGTCTCCTGGCCAGGGCGGCTGATCTCCACGCTGCCGCCCATCACGTGGACGTCGCAGGAGCCGTCATCCTTCGCGCGGATGCCAAAGTCGGTGCCGACATGTCGCACCGTCGCGCCCGCCACCTGCACCTCGAAGTCCGGCCCCTCCGTTGCGGAGCGGAAGTAGGCCTTGCCGCGGCGCAGCTCCAGGTCGCCCTTGTTGTTGAGCAGCCGCAGGCTCGCCGTGCCGTCGATGTTCGCCTCGGCGGAGGCATTCAGTTGGGCGACCAGCATGCCGTCATGCACGTCGAGCACCTCGCCCTTTTTCCAAAATTCAGAAGTCGCCTCTTTCCCGTCGATGAGGAAATGGCTGTCCGCGGTGGCGGTCACGGTGACCCGCGGGCGATTCGCCTGGATGACCAGCGCGGTGAAAATTCCGGCCATCAGCACGGC
This genomic window contains:
- a CDS encoding FecR domain-containing protein, producing the protein MMRPSETLRLIHELIDGSIGKEDFARLQEALLQDPAARRDYYALVCTDQMLADTYDMPEYLAAHAKVVAAPEVKRRKVSKMLVAMAAVLMAGIFTALVIQANRPRVTVTATADSHFLIDGKEATSEFWKKGEVLDVHDGMLVAQLNASAEANIDGTASLRLLNNKGDLELRRGKAYFRSATEGPDFEVQVAGATVRHVGTDFGIRAKDDGSCDVHVMGGSVEISRPGQETLVLVAGESVSWRDGGPSKRAASEPRAFRMTPPIERVIFDDDFSEPVGTVLANKMPDEGKPWKVVEQQGVMTTGGNRLDTSGGFRHLGAVFADVPAGAGRDVVVATFTTTPPSVMGDKKTRRSGIERITLLDAEGKRLCSVVALAREEHCWRLRDDVAGRESSLTNLSALDTHHLSLRYDPMAGRISLHAGLNAQGETIAELDTEAQGMPATLELWNDYGGDFALSRLTVRHVRYQ
- the lepB gene encoding signal peptidase I, whose translation is MKFLPLPPPVRSFLKRKWTEWRSTILFAAFVLTPVKSSLADMNWVPSGSMNPTILEGDLVYVDKLAYDLRLPLTYQRIAKWQDPAKGDIVVFFSPKDDMRIVKRVVGTPGDVIELRNRTLYLNGKPLDYAPLPAAESAGLNPPLAARAVMAEEDLAGREHAVMAIPGFPGSPTSFPPITVPPGQYFIMGDNRDNSLDSRDYGMVERKRIIGKVSTVLASFDILDKYQPRTSRFMKSLR
- a CDS encoding ATP-binding protein; this encodes MSLPSWATEVVARYESGAAGQFILHGNVADRMLLRLPEGPRLGRLNDYLLDVLLPRFQVVLTYDPGFGLRVERGQEIFADWPALREIGELPSLPLPAIRAIARFLQYARNLRAVGAKPVTVAVVLRDAQLYVPVLPQTMNHELSAIASLIRSWGGDTSLAAHGQAIFLVADRIHSLHPLVANNPRAAEIELPLPDTAELAGALAVLAPECPRALAADADFTRIASRLAGTSIAALEAFLRRRNHAGTPLADADLGDLRKALVERDAGELIDFIEPDRSLDDVIGLEGVKTRLRQDLALWKQDEVAALPMGYLFCGPVGTGKTYLAECLAGEAGVPVVTLRNFRDRWVGSTEANLEKIFALLHALGRCIVFIDEADQALGRRASGSGDSGVSSRVYSMLAAEMSDTRNRGRILWVLASSRPDLIEVDLKRPGRIDVKVPIFPTATAAEGMVLLGALCKRRGIPLDDEAKAALLPLVPQWLTPGAAEALAVKAYRLTKTGTPSPQEALHACLQGYLPPVDPLVIKAQMRLASEEATDAEFVPVEVRSYLDAS
- a CDS encoding reprolysin-like metallopeptidase translates to MKTPAFFRWTRVATAALALLASCPLAAQVIVSPPETITHRVQIQPIRVKKTDGTTATTFGSGTTETYIKDQINRVWAQVGVEITWLAMVDYTNNFAYDGSPGNYATTSRPTAHLEQITDNAGSPPKSPNAIVLNLFFVEIVPGFPQVSDNTSNGLAWVDANGITMHVGQNLLGFQAGRDLIASVAAHEIGHNLGLDHPANEPTNLMSSNGTEERLTSAQKTTIFMNRSGIDSYEFLQAISASSHYQQWATANGITGGPEDDQDQDGIDNVIEYMLSLNPRAFSQLPSPVVAANGLTWTLPKNANALADGLVYQVQSSGSTMAWQAAGSTGSGSTVVQDNTSALVVRLNSGGGRRFMRMNVSVPAGLTASGAAASFIAPEAAPAGRVISACGHEGCGIRTLVR
- a CDS encoding TspO/MBR family protein, coding for MPLWLKIVLCIVAAEILGGLGGYITASSIGSWYVNLERPPGTPPNAVFGPVWSALYAMIGTSLALIWHRAPAGPAKRGALVAFFIQLALNLAWTPVFFGAHQLAAALVVIVLMILAIVVTIVRFRPLDPLAAGLLVPYLLWVCYATYLNAGFMVLNR